The genomic region AGCGAGGCGTACCAGGAGCTGTTCCACAACGCGCTCGCCGTCTCGGCCACCCGTATCGCCCAGGCCGTCGGTGTCGTCACGGAGACCGTGCTCGCGGAGCGGTCGCCGCGCCCCGGCAGCGTTGTCCTCGTATCGCTCGCCCGCGCCGGCACCCCCGTCGGCATCCTGATGCGCCGCTGGGCCCAGCACCGGCACGGCCTCGACCTCGCGCACTACGCCGTCTCCATCGTGCGCGGCCGCGGCATCGACACCAACGCACTGCGCTGGCTGGCCGCCCACCACGACCCGGCCGACGTCGTCTTCGTGGACGGCTGGACCGGCAAGGGCGCCATCACCCGCGAACTCGCCCAGGCCATCGAGGAGTTCGAGACCTCCGACGGCATCACCGGCTTCGACCCGGAGATAGCGGTCCTCGCCGACCCCGGCTCCTGCGTGCGCACGTACGGCACCCGCGAGGACTTCCTCATCCCCTCCGCCTGCCTCAACTCGACGGTCTCCGGCCTCATTTCGCGTACGGTCCTCCGCGCCGACCTGGTCGGCGAGCACGACTACCACGGCGCGAAGTTCTACCGCGAGCTCGCCGCCACGGATGTCTCCGTCGCCTTCCTGGACGCGGTCTCCGACCGCTTCGACTCGGTTGACGATGCGGTCGACGCCCAGGTCAAGGAGCTCCTCGCCACCGACCGCAGCCCGACCTGGGAGGGCTGGGCGGCAGTCGAGCGGATCAGCGAGGAGTACGGCATCCACGACGTGAACCTCGTCAAGCCCGGTGTCGGCGAGGCGACCCGCGTACTGCTGCGCCGCGTCCCCTGGAAGATCCTCGCCCGGGCCGGAGCGGGCGCCGACCTCGACCACGTACGCCTGCTCGCCGAGCAGCGGGGCGTACCCGTCGAAGAGGTGGCCGAACTCCCGTACACCTGCGTCGGGTTGATCCACCCGAAGTACACCCGCGGAGCGACCGGCGCCGACGGCAAGGCGGTGACGGTCTGATGTCGAACACCGCCGAGATGACGAACTCTGGTTCACTGCCCACCTCCTCTCCCAAAGTGCTGGTCGCCAGCGACCTCGACCGCACGCTCATCTACTCCTCGGCCGCACTGGCCCTGACCATGCCCGACGCGCGGGCGCCCCGGTTGCTCAGCGTCGAGGTGCACGAGAGCAAGCCGCTGTCCTACATGACCGAGACCGCGGCCGGTCTGCTCGCCGAACTCGGCGACCTGGCCGACTTCGTACCGACCACGACCCGAACCCGCAAGCAGTACCAGCGCATCCAACTCCCGGGCCCCGCCCCGAAGTACGCGATCTGCGCCAACGGCGGTCACCTGCTCGTGGACGGTGTGTCGGACCCCGAGTGGCACACCTCGGTGACCGAACGCCTCGCCCGCGAGTGCGCCCCGCTCGACGAGGTGCGCGAGCACATGGAGGCCACCTCCGACCCGGCCTGGCTGCGCAAGCACCGCGTCGCCGAGGACCTCTTCGTGTACGTCGTCGTCGAGCGCGAACTGCTGCCCGAGGACTGGGCGAAGGAACTGGCCGTCTGGGCGGAGAACCGCGGCTGGACGGTCTCCCTCCAGGGCCGCAAGATCTACGCCGTACCGAAGCCGCTCACCAAGAGCGCCGCCATGAGGGAGGTCGCCCGCCGCACGGGAGCGACCCTTACCCTGGCCGCCGGTGACTCCCTCCTCGACGCCGACCTCCTACTGGCCGCGGACCGTGGCTGGCGCCCGGGCCACGGCGAACTGGCCGATGTCGGCTGGACGGCCCCCGGGATCACTTCCCTCCCGGAACGGGGTGTCGCCGCGGGCGAACGGATCCTGCGGGAGTTCTTGCGGGAGGTCCGGTAGGGGCGGTGGCTGCGCCGGCTTCGGTGGGGTGGGCGGGTTCGGTGGGTGCGTTGGCGCGGCGCCGCCCGCCCGGGCCCGGCCTGAACAGCCGTAGCCGTATGCCCGCGAAGAGCAGCACCGCGAGCACCGCCGCCACCAGCACGACCTTCGAGTACGTCGACACATAGCCGGTGACGTCCGACCAGTTCTCGCCGAGCAGATAGCCGGCGAGGACGAAGACGGTGTTCCAGATCGCGCTGCCCAGCGTGGTCAGGCCGAGGAAGACGGACAGGCGCATGCGCTCGACGCCCGCGGGCACGGATATCAGGCTGCGGAAGATGGGGATCATCCGGCCGAAGAACACGGCCTTGGTGCCGTGGCGGGAGAACCAGGCTTCCGTCTTCTCGATGTCCGAGACCTTCACCAGCGGCAGCCGGGCCGCGATCGCCACCGTCCGGTCGCGGCCGAGCAGCGCCCCCACTCCGTACAGCGCGAGCGCGCCTATGACGGAGCCGGCCGTCGTCCACAGCAGCGCCGCGAACAGGCTCATCCGTCCGGTGCTCGCCGCGAATCCCGCGAGCGGCAGAATGACCTCGCTCGGCAGGGGCGGAAAGAGGTTTTCCAGGGCGACGGCGATGCCCGCGCCCGACGCCCCGAGCGTGTCCATAAGGCTGTTGATCCATGGTGGTGCGCTGCTGTCCGCCGTGGCGGCTGCGATGGCTGTCATGCCTCCACGCTAGAAAAACGAGGCTGAAGGGACCCTGAGGACGACCGCAAGGATCCGTGCGGTGGACCGCAGTTCCGAATTGCGGTTTTCCTCAGTGCGCGCGACTCCGGCGCCCGGCTAGCGTGGCGATCATGCGAGATGTGGCACGACGTGGGACGCGGTGCGCGGTGGGGCTCATG from Streptomyces sp. NBC_00878 harbors:
- a CDS encoding DedA family protein, with translation MTAIAAATADSSAPPWINSLMDTLGASGAGIAVALENLFPPLPSEVILPLAGFAASTGRMSLFAALLWTTAGSVIGALALYGVGALLGRDRTVAIAARLPLVKVSDIEKTEAWFSRHGTKAVFFGRMIPIFRSLISVPAGVERMRLSVFLGLTTLGSAIWNTVFVLAGYLLGENWSDVTGYVSTYSKVVLVAAVLAVLLFAGIRLRLFRPGPGGRRRANAPTEPAHPTEAGAATAPTGPPARTPAGSVRPRRHPVPGGK
- a CDS encoding HAD family hydrolase; the protein is MSNTAEMTNSGSLPTSSPKVLVASDLDRTLIYSSAALALTMPDARAPRLLSVEVHESKPLSYMTETAAGLLAELGDLADFVPTTTRTRKQYQRIQLPGPAPKYAICANGGHLLVDGVSDPEWHTSVTERLARECAPLDEVREHMEATSDPAWLRKHRVAEDLFVYVVVERELLPEDWAKELAVWAENRGWTVSLQGRKIYAVPKPLTKSAAMREVARRTGATLTLAAGDSLLDADLLLAADRGWRPGHGELADVGWTAPGITSLPERGVAAGERILREFLREVR